A stretch of DNA from Pseudonocardia hierapolitana:
ACCTCAGTTCCCTGTCCTCGGCCCCGGCGGCCGCGCGCGCCGCTGGCTGGACCTGGCCTGGGAGGAGGTCAAGGTCGGCCTCGAGTACGACGGCGAGGAAGGGCATGCCGGGCCGGAGAACCTGCGCGCCGACCGCCGTCGCCACAACTTCCTGCAGGACGACGGCTGGGCGATGTTCTACGCGACCGACCTCGACGTGTACCGAGACTTCTCGGATTTGATGCGTAAGGTCGGTGCGGCGATCGAGCGCCGGGCGGCGGCGCGGTGACACCGGGCCCTGAGCCGGGGCTCGCCAAGCCCGGTGAGACAACGCGGTTGTCGACGTCGATCAAGGGCAGATGGCTGCTCCCGAAGATCGAACCGCGACCATCTCCCCTTGATCACCGTCGTACTGGGACGAGGCCCTCACCGGCGCTGCTCCCCTTCGCGCGGGGAGAGGGCCGAGGCGGGCACGAGCACGGCAAGGTGCTCGGCCACCACGGCGCCGTAGGCGTCGCAGACGGCGAAGTTGACCCTGCCGAACCAGCGACCGTCGGCCGCGCGGGCCCACCGCTTGAGCAGCCCGGGCACCCTCCCGGTGGCGACGAGGAGACCACCGGGGACGGGGTCGGCGATCGGGCCGGGTGAATCGGGAGGGCCGTAGAGGCGGTCGAGGTGGACCCACACCGGCCGGTCCAGCGGCGGAGGCGGCGTGCTCACGCTCGACGACCACGGCTTGTACACGGCTTCCCCTTCCAGCGACCGAAATCGCGGCCGGGGGAAGCGACCACGTGCCCGTCAAGGATCGCACGCCGCTCCCGTGATCAGGACACCAGATCCGCCATCCGGTCGACCTGCGTGACGTCGGTCGCCCAGCAGTAGAGGACGACCTCGTCGGCCCCGAGGTCGGCGTAGGCGCGCACCTCGTCGCGCACCCGCTCCGGCGTGGTCAGCAGGCCGGCCAGCATGCGATCGGCGGTGCCGGTGAAGCCGTAGTAGGCGCCCATGGCGGTGCGGGCGTCGTCGGCGACGCAGTCCGGTCCCAGCGCGACGTTCACCTGGGCGACGAGCCGCGGCCGGCCGGGCCTCCCGTGTTCGGCCCAGTCGCGCTCGACCGCGCGGAACAGGTCACCGGCCAATGAAGGCGGGGCGGCACAGAGCAGGCCGTCCCCGAACCGGGCCACGCGGGCGAGCGCGGCCGGGCGGAACGCGCCGAACAGCAGCTCCGGACCACCCGGCGAGGCGAGGGCCGGGCCGATGGGCGTCGCCCCGGTCCACAGCTCCCGCATCCGCACGAGCTGCTCGTCGAGCCGGCGGCCACGGTTGCGCAGGTCGACGCCCGCGGCAGCATGATCGTCGGCGCGTCCGCCGATGCCGAGGCCGAGCGTGAAGCGACCGCGGCTCAGGCGGTCCAGCGTGGCGACCTGCTTCGCCAGCAGCGCCGTGCCGCGCAGCGGGGCGAGCAGCACCTCGGTCTGCAACCGGATGCGGCTCGTGACGCCGGCGAGAGCGGCCAGCGTGACGAGGGGCTCGGGGTTGTGCCAGACCAGTCGGTCGAGCAGGCCGAGCGTGCTGAACGGGCCGGCGTCGGCGTGGACGGCCCACTCGTGCAGCACGTCCGGGTCGTCGACGGGCAGGCCGATACCGATCTTCATGAGAACTCCGACGGAGGGTAGGCGTGATCGTCAGCCGCCCCTCCTCGCCGGGTCGGCGAGTGGTCCCGTTCTGCGGCGTCGTTCCGTCGGGACCACCGGCGGAGTGATCGCGACGCTAGCAAACGTCCGAGGGACACACGATCGTGATTACGACGAGATCCAACTCACATAGAGTCCGGATCCCACGGCGAGAGGGACACCATGCGGATCAGCTCGGTCATCGTCGTCATCTGGCTGGTCATCGGAGCGTTCGCCGCGTATCAGCGCGGCTACTTTTCCGGCGACGAGCAGGTCAACTGCGCCGAGCTCGGCACGGTGCTCGTCACGATCGTCACGGGGCCGCTGAACTACGTCGGACTCAACCCGACCATCGAGTGCACGATCCCGCAGCCGTCGCCGTAGGCATGTCGCCCGACCGGGGGAGCTTCCCGGTGGAATCGGATCTTCGCTCCTAGCATCCGAGGCATGCGGACATGGATCGGCATGGCATGCGCAGTCGCGCTGCTGACTGCCGGCTGCTCCGCGGACGTTACCGAGACCGGCCCGCAGATCACCGCAAGACCCGACGGCGTCAGCATAGGGATACCTGTTCAGGTGACGGTCGACGGGCTGCCCGCAGGCGATCAGGTCCGCATCTGGGCACGGACCTACGACCGGCAGGGCCAGCTGTGGGAGTCGTCCGGCGAGTTCGTCACCGACGGCGTGGGCCAGGTCGACGTCTCGACCGCGGCATCGACGGGCGGCACCTATACGGGCGTGGACCCGCACGGGCTGTTCTGGTCGATGCGCCTGCCGGATCAGAAGCAGGCGCCGTACCCGCTGATGGACGCCGACGACGTGGTCGTCCTGCTCGGCGTCGACCGGGCGGGGGCCACCGTGGCGCGCACGACGTTGCGCCGCGTGGTGCGCGAGCCGTCCGGCCGGGTGCTGCCCGTCGCCGAGGCGGGACTGGTGGGTGACCTCTACCTGCCGCCGGGAGCGGGGGTGTGGCCCGGGGTGCTGCTGCTCGGCGGCGCCGAGGGCGGACGGCCCGACCCGGCGTACGCCGCGCTGCTCGCGTCGGAGGGCTACGTGGTGTTCGGGCTCGCCTACTTCGGCGTGCCGGGCCTGCCGGACACGCTCAACCGCATCCCGCTCGAGTACGGGCTCACCGCCGCCCGGTGGCTCGCCGAACGGCCGGAGGTGGCCGGGGACCGGGTCGGCCTGGTCGGCACGGCCAAGGGCGCCGAGTACGCGCTCGTGCTCGCCTCGACGGAGCCGTCCCGGTTCGCGGCGGTGGTGGCGCACGTGCCGTCGGACCTGGTCTGGCCCGGGAACGGCACCACCGGCACGCAGATGTCCTCGTGGACCCGGGCCGGCGCCGACGTGCCCTTCCTGCGCGCGTCGCCCGCCCGCGGCGCCTCGTCCGCGGATCCGAGCCATCCCGTCCGCTCAGCGGACGCGTACGAGCGGGCCGTCGCCGCGGCCTCGCGCTGGCGGCTGGCGGTCGCCCGCATCCCCGTCGAGCAGATCACCGCCCCGGTGCTCTTCACCTCGGGGGACGCCGACGGGGTGTGGCCGTCCACGACGCAGGCGCAGCGCGCCCTCGAGTCGATCACCAAGGCCGGCAACCCCTACGGCTCGGCGCTGCTCGACTTCCCGGGGGCGGGCCACCTCGTCGGCGGTGTGCCGGACCTCCCGACCACCCGCACCGCGATCCCGAACGGGCCGGTGACGATCGACGCGGGCGGGGATCCGGCGACGACCGCCGCGGCCGTGCGGGACACCTTCTCCGCGACGGTCGAGCTGCTGCGCAAGGCGATGCCGCGCGGACGCGGATAGGGCTCATCGTCCCTTCGCCTTGCGTGCGGCG
This window harbors:
- a CDS encoding acyl-CoA thioesterase/bile acid-CoA:amino acid N-acyltransferase family protein produces the protein MTVDGLPAGDQVRIWARTYDRQGQLWESSGEFVTDGVGQVDVSTAASTGGTYTGVDPHGLFWSMRLPDQKQAPYPLMDADDVVVLLGVDRAGATVARTTLRRVVREPSGRVLPVAEAGLVGDLYLPPGAGVWPGVLLLGGAEGGRPDPAYAALLASEGYVVFGLAYFGVPGLPDTLNRIPLEYGLTAARWLAERPEVAGDRVGLVGTAKGAEYALVLASTEPSRFAAVVAHVPSDLVWPGNGTTGTQMSSWTRAGADVPFLRASPARGASSADPSHPVRSADAYERAVAAASRWRLAVARIPVEQITAPVLFTSGDADGVWPSTTQAQRALESITKAGNPYGSALLDFPGAGHLVGGVPDLPTTRTAIPNGPVTIDAGGDPATTAAAVRDTFSATVELLRKAMPRGRG
- a CDS encoding LLM class flavin-dependent oxidoreductase — translated: MKIGIGLPVDDPDVLHEWAVHADAGPFSTLGLLDRLVWHNPEPLVTLAALAGVTSRIRLQTEVLLAPLRGTALLAKQVATLDRLSRGRFTLGLGIGGRADDHAAAGVDLRNRGRRLDEQLVRMRELWTGATPIGPALASPGGPELLFGAFRPAALARVARFGDGLLCAAPPSLAGDLFRAVERDWAEHGRPGRPRLVAQVNVALGPDCVADDARTAMGAYYGFTGTADRMLAGLLTTPERVRDEVRAYADLGADEVVLYCWATDVTQVDRMADLVS